The segment GATGCCTGGAGACAATATCAGCATCAGCGTGGAATTGATCACGCCGATTGCGATGGAGAAGGGGCTGAAGTTTGCGATCCGTGAAGGAGGACGAACCGTCGGCGCGGGTGTGATTACAGAAATTACCGCTTAAAAGCAAAAGATCAGCTTCGCTGCGGAACCGCTCGCAAGCAAGCTTTGTGGGAGGAATGGAATAAAATAAAATGAGAGAAATTATTTCTATAGCATGCCTGGAATGCAAGCAAAAGAATTATTCAACCAAGAAGAATAAAAGAAATACCCCTGATCGGCTGGAACTTAAAAAATATTGTAAATTTTGCAGGAAACATCAGGGGCATAAAGAAGTTAAGTAGATGAATAAAGCGAAGCAACTGGCTTTG is part of the Nitrospirota bacterium genome and harbors:
- the tuf gene encoding elongation factor Tu (EF-Tu; promotes GTP-dependent binding of aminoacyl-tRNA to the A-site of ribosomes during protein biosynthesis; when the tRNA anticodon matches the mRNA codon, GTP hydrolysis results; the inactive EF-Tu-GDP leaves the ribosome and release of GDP is promoted by elongation factor Ts; many prokaryotes have two copies of the gene encoding EF-Tu) encodes the protein MPGDNISISVELITPIAMEKGLKFAIREGGRTVGAGVITEITA
- the rpmG gene encoding 50S ribosomal protein L33, producing MREIISIACLECKQKNYSTKKNKRNTPDRLELKKYCKFCRKHQGHKEVK